aacgctatttGGTCTTGTTTCCATGTCTACAGAGTCAGCAAGCCGCAAGCGAGTACATCTTCAAAATCATCTTCGTTGGAGACTCCAGCGTGGGCAAAACTTCCCTGATGTTACGTTACACTGAGGACTGCTTCAGCGACAGTTTCATCACCACCATAGGCGTCGACTTCAAGTAAGTTGTACTCTAAATATTTACTTCTGTCAATTTTCATTTGTATGTAGACCAGTTCTAATCAAATTCTTTCATAGATATTGTGTAATCAAAAGGATTGAATTACGAGTATTGAGATTATTAAACTCTGAGGTTCGAATTGTGGTAGAATTACATGTAAAAATTATAACTCCTACAGATAAGTTTGTCAGATGATATACTTGCACCATTTGTCTTGGATGTTCCACTCAACAATATCTCACTAATATAGAACCAAACAAAGACAATTCAAAGCATTGAACAGAAATCTTTGAACAAAATCCACACAGATATTACAGAGAGTTACAAAAAACTGAGTGGCCATGTGACTAGATCTCTATCACTATTTCCTTGTATTAATTACATGACTCACTCGTGACTTTCTGGTGTCAAAAGTTCAAACTCTTCATTAACGCTAACGATGAAGAACTTCTAAGCCATACTTCCACTATACTCCAGAGTCATCAATCAGACTGCaagtatagaaaaaaacaaactgttttGATAAGATCTAATTCCTCTTTGTCTGTCATTAAGTTTttagaatgtttttatttagaccAAATTACTCTTAGAGTTCTTTGACATCTTATGTTTTCTCCCAAGTTTTCATTAAAATCTATTCCTATCAagatcttttcttttcttcttcagaATCAAAACTATCGATGTTTCAGGAGTTTCCGCCAAACTTCACATCTGGGACACCGCCGGTCAAGACCGGTTCAAGAATATAGTTTCCAGCTTCTACAGGGGAGCAGACGGTGTGGTCCTGGTCTTCGATGTCACCAACATGGACAGCTTCCAGAACATCGGGACCTGGATGAAAGATGCCCGCCACTACGCCTCTGACCAGTGCACACTCCTTCTAGTCGGTAACAAGTCAGATCTGGTCAAAGAGCGTGTCGTCTCCTTCGAGGCGGCCCAAAGTTTCGCGGACAGTGTCGGCCTCCCTTACCTAGAAACAAGCGCGAAAAGTTCCTTCAACGTGCACAACGCAGTCAACCATCTGGCAGAAACTCTGGTGAAGGAACGGAAAGAATCGTCCGTGCTGACTCCAGCCACTCCGGTTGGTTTTATTGACATCAGGGCCAGGCAAGTCCACACTGGATGGTGCTTCGGAAAAGACACCTGCTCAACATTATAAACCTATCACCGAACCTGTACCGGTACTCTAGACAGAAACAAGTGCCGAGAGAGGGATGTAAAAATATAAGAAGAGATACATCTTTATCATGTACACGATGATAACGACTAACAATAATTGTGTGGACATGAGTCTACTTCATGATACAGACACACAATAATTCTGTGGGCATGAGTCTACTTCATGATACAGACACAATAATTGTGTGGGCATGAGTCTACTTATGATACAGACACACAATAATTGTGTGGGCATGAGTCTACTTCATGATACAGACACACAATAATTCTGTGGGCATGAGTCTACTTCATGATACAGACACACAATAATTGTGTGGGCATGAGTCTACTTCATGATACAGACACAATAATTGTGTGGGCATGAGTCTACTTATGATACAGACACACAATAATTGTGTGGGCATGAGTCTACTTCATGATACAGACACACAATAATTGTGTGGACATGAGTCTTCTTCATGAAACCAGGTGTGACAGTCAACAATGACTAGCTGTCAACGTCTGCTACGAGTTGACTAAGTGCGAGCcacattatatattatatcaaaTACGGGTACATCACTTTAACATTGGGTACAGTTCGTGGAGTCAGTGAATAGATTCTATACAATAGAATCAAATCTCTTTCAGCTCTCGTAACATTACAGAGACTCCAAAGGATTGTATATTCGTGTGTGAATGCAGGCGCATGGGCTACTTGAAACCATTTCTTAAATAAAAccgaaagaaaacaacaaaaaatacttcGCTCTATGAACTTAACTCTCCAAATCAAATCGCTTCTAAATAGTGAGTTGACAAAGCATCTAGAGTTCAACTTGCCTACATAAACAGTATAATAAGCCAacaataaatgaatgaaagCTCGACATCTGTCTATAAActatacaataaaataatatgtacaataaaaaacatcaacaacaaagaaacaggGCACTATTTGTATATGGCATTTGATTACCTTGTGATGAGATTGAAAACTAATACTGAAAACTGATAGTTTGTGTGTAAATACTAGTATCCATTAaatgttaaattgaaaaaaaattatttacgtGTTTCGTTTTGAATGGATTAAATCATTAGCTACAATGTTTGATTACAAAAAATATGATTCTGCTAGATGGGAGGAGTAGTCTTTTAAGTATTAAAACTGAAAAGTTTTTAGTCCCACAACATCTCGAAGACTTTCTAGCATCGATatgaaaagaaagtaaagttccccctttcagactttgtggtctatagggcaaatgatgtaaaggtcatctgattctgtggcctacgggtTTCTTGGGTGTCATGTGTCCGCCTTTAcgtttcaggtacccattagagctgggtggactcagaggcgcccaaagatcccgaaattgaaaatcccagtcttcaccaggatttgaacctgggaccctcggttcagaagccatgcgcattaccgctcggccaccgcgcctccacagCATCgatataagaaaacaaaaactctttGTCCTATGAGTGAGAATCGTACAATAGACATTCCATTTTTACACTCAGGTTAAGTACATTGTAAAATCAGACCGCGATGAAAGGTCGTTCCTTGAGAGTTTTCTGAAAGTTCAAGGATAACAAACGTCAAATCGAGTACACAAGTCTACTGTTATAAATTTGAGCAGTGCATTTGTCTATTGTCATTCCAGTCTCAGTTTCAAACAAAAAGTTTCTCCAATACAAATCATGAAATAGAATGCAATGGCAACAACGATCCAGATGTTGAACTAAAAGTGTCACAATGGTTAAGAATTCTTTTATTGACGGAGACATGATTTTGCTTACAAATGAAATCTACCAGAAGAGATATCACAACACGTGTGACTTAGCGATGATAGCCAGAGAATGTATGCAGTCCTTTCCATACCCTCGAAAGATTTTTTGAGAAGTCATGTTTTACAACCTCAAATGTTAAGTCCACGACCCTCTCCGTGGTCATAGCTAAACATGGACTGTGTCCACCTCCATACTGACCagttaagaaaacaaacaaacctagGCTTTGTTTCTGTGCAGGTGAAGGACACATGGTCATTGCATTTCGCTCACTTCTCTGACGTCTTAAACAAGgatcaaaaagaaaataatacacCCTGAGAGTTGTCTATATAGCCCCTGGTACAATAAGTGAGCCACTCATTTGTCTATTCCGTAAATAGTACCTCGTAATTATCAACAACATATCACGTGTAGTAAAGTATAGACTtgcaatataattatttaaaaaacactaGAATCTAAGTGTGTGGTTACTATGTAGGCCTCAGTATCAGCAAGGCCTCAGTACCAATCGATGGGGATTTCCCGAAATGAACAAGAGATCTATTAATAGAAAAACGATGACGGAAGTACGCTGGTCTTGCCACGTCATTATGTCAACTCAAGGTCGCTTTCAACCATGCTGCTAATGCGAAGGGAAACGACAAAGGCGACGTACTAAATAAAATAGCTTGTGTAAAGTAGAACACAACCTTTTCATGGCACTTGTGTAACTTACCAACATAACCACTCAGTGGCAATCATAGCAAGCCATGGTAAGTTTTCAGTTCATACACAGAATAGTAACATACTTCTTAGTCGAAGATTGCGGCGCGTGAAAAAATGCAGAGGCCTCTACATCTATTTAGGTCCTTATGAAGCGAAGTCCAATGCCTGCTTTGCTATATCCAGAACAGACGGTGGACATCTAACAAGTGAAGGTCTCCTAGCTATAGTTCTACTTGACACAAGAAAGGGGACAGACAACAAAAGCTCCCGGGTAAAAACGTTGACGTTTAGAAGTTTCCCCTCAAGCCACACACACAGATGTCAACAGGTCTGTATAGAACGAGATGGTCAACTTCTTCTAGAGGATGTTGGATCGAGAGGCTTAACCTCTTGTCTACCTCATTGAGGtagctcgagttcgaatcccgatgtACACTAATAACTCGAGATAAGTGGTCTATTCTAAGGCAGCGCGGATACCTTCAACCAAATACTCTTTCCCCCACACGCCCACATCCACCAAGAAGTTGGACCGAAACCATTCATCATAGAAAGCCTCACCACTGatctgcgacgtcgcaacctataggctgtggagatcaaTAGCTCTTTGCAACGTCATACAGACCTGAGACCTGGCAACACGCAATTGGTCtgaactgcccacaggttgtgacgttgcaggtcagtattcgggccttctatgacgattggtctcggttggACCAAAGCGCACGGAGCATGCTATAAGAAGAACGAAAGACGCGTTAAACAAAAccaataataacaacaaatcATTACAATCACGCTATCTGTAAAATAGTTCAAACTCCAAATGcaaataacaataatagaaCTGTACACTTAGACAGAACGTAATTGATAAACTATCCAAACCAGAGCACAACCTTTGGTCATAGCGATAAAATATTATCagtagttgtttgtttttaccaCAATGGAATCTCATATGGGCTATTGAAAGTATTAGGCAACTGGCTATAGGAACCATTTCGATAGTGGTCAAGGCACGAACTTCCTGACCTCAAAGAGTTCATTTAGTAAACACCgacatctctttaaaaaaaacgcatatAATCAAGGCTGTAATCTATCTCAAGTCTAAACAGAACTGTGAAGATTCTCCAGCGAGTTATTTCAAGGGAACGATTGTACTTCTTTCAATTCCAAATGTATTGACAAAGTTTGGTAGATATACGATTGTTAGACTATCTTAGTGACCTTACATATATCATAGAAGCGTACGGATTCTTGTTTAAgctaaattgttttgaaaaaaaaaaacaccatgcACTTTGCTtgtaaatactaaaaaaaaaataattaataatacagCATAGTTGATCTAATCAAACTCAAACTTCATAATAGACCTACATAATGGACGCTACAGTGTGAGCTACTTTATGAAGACTGTTATTGTATTTGCTTCCATGTCTACAGAGTCAACAAGCCAGAGAGAATATCTTCAAAATCATTTTCGTGGGAGACTCCAGCGTGGGCAAAACTTCCCTGATGTTACGTTACACTGAGGACTGCTTCAGCGACACTTTCATCACCACCATAGGCGTCGACTTCAGGTTAGTGTTTACTATGCtgtacacaaaatatttttatcccAAAATCCGTGCAAGTTTATCCAAGGCTAAGTAAAGTGTAATTGGCCTTAACAACATTTCATAGGACgagaactgtttttttttcaaagacactGCCCTGCTTTCATTTTTCATTGATACTTTTGGAAATTTGAGTAGAAATCAAAgcataaacaatacaaaatcaATTTGACACTTAACATAACTTAATAGAAGTcaaagtaaatgtttttttatttacctaACAGAAACCAACCCACAGAGGTGTCAGGGATAAAAGTCAAACTACAAATTTGGGACACAGCTCCGCCTTACAGATTCAGACGTAAAGTGCCCAGCTTCTACAGAGGAGCTGACGGGGTAATGTTCGTGTTTGATCTGACCAACATGGACAGTTTCCAGAATATGAGCAGCTGGATGAAAGAGACTGCTCACGACCTCTCTGAACACTGCACGCTGCTTCTAGTCGGTAACAAGTCAGACCAGGTCAAAGGGCGTGTGGTCCCCTTCGAGGCGGCCCAAAGTTTCGCGGACAGTGTCAGCCTCCCTTACCTAGAAACAAGCGCGAAAAGTTCCTTCAACGTGCACAACGCATTCAACTCTTTGGCACAATCTATAgcgaagaacaaaaagaaacatgttGAAGGAGGCAACTGCTGCAGGCCATGTGGACATCAGAGCCAGACCAGTGGACTACGACCAGTGTTTCGGCAGAGACATATGCTCTACTGCTTAGAAATCTGATCAGTGATTGCGATGACCGCGCGAGGTCTGCACACTTAGACGAGACAGACGGGGACATCACGGCTGTCACGAACCATTGGATGTCGCCACTATTTTTGAGTACCTTGATGTATGCAAGGTCATCTCTACAACGTCAGTATTCAGGGTTACAGCCTAGGCATCACTAAGAGATCGAAGGATGTCAAGTACCCTGTAGTGTAAGAGATGCAGACGTCAATGCCGCTTCAATGTCTGGCGTTAGTCCAGCCGCAATGCAGAATATTTTGTTGATATCACAAGCAaacaagaaagaacaaaaaataaaaagttttagaaaGCAAGTGAACAGCTGATTAGGAACTAAAAGGTACTATAGTCTCTGTCAGGGGTCTTAAGTCCTCAACGTCTCTGTAAGGGAGCGCACgcagtttcatattaaattattattcaattattattattattaaattatgaaACATATTATAATAGCTGTTTACTTTGGTTGGCGACTTGTCGCAATGAGAAATTCAAaccaacattaaaaacattactTGCTTAAGGAATTCAAAGCCACATTGACATGTGTAGTAAATTAGAGCACATCTAGACTAGTGTTCCACATCAAATCATTACAGGGGAGTATTTAAGGGAGGGAAGGCGGAGCTACagccctggggggggggggcctccaCAAtagagatttgaaaaaaaaatatccgaaTTTCGACAGTCAgaaatttccatttttttttaattttttttttttcatttttacgtGAAGCAAAAATGTTGTGGTTAAGAAGTGTACGCTAGTATCATGCTCGGAATAAGTCAATTCACCTCGGATTTACGACAATGCGTCTACCATGGTCTtacgctctaaaaaaaaaatacaatattttaaactaaaatataaatattaaatattttttcaaaaggaaagtgagattaaatgTACAAGAACTCTATTTCgttcttctaaaatatatcttGCTTTTAGAAgtaagtattttcattcatagGTGAATCTTTATTAATGCTTTCGAAAAATTGTAGGGGCCTCCATAAAAATCCTGGCCCGGGGCCTCCACATGCATAAATCATTCTATATATTCAAATGTTAAATTAGTTCTGTCAGCCCACGCCATTAGGCGAGGAATTCAAATGATGACGATGGCCTGATTGCAAATTATAAAGATGCATCAAAGATAAACTGAACATGAATGACATTGCTAATCAAGATCACCTTATAATTTGACACAACTTACACGTCTGATTCATTATTGTGTTTTTACATGGGtccactttataaaaaaaaatgtctccacCTGCCAGTCAATTTATTCTTACACTGTTTCATTGGCATTTTAATTTGCTGTCAGGAAACTGGAAATGCAAcgagtttttaaaaacaaaataaacttaagTTTACattacataatattttttttacgttttatTAGGGTTGGGGGAGGGGATTTAAATCTATTGCATTGGCAAGATCCCAAGTAAGCTCTTAGTGACCTTGACCGTTATTCCCATACAGGAAGTCTTGAGCTATGAAAAGACAGCTTGAATGATGACCAATAAGTCCCCAATGATGTTTACTTCTGGTGTAGTGGCCATTTGAAGTTGGTATCACAGGCCTGCCATTACAGAGGGGCTATTTTCGGCAcagctaaaacaaaaaaacctaaGACTAAGTTACGTATGAAGATTGTATTCGAACAGCgcggtatcttatcttatagacaTACATCTATTCATGTTTGTAGTAATGGCACAACTAGTCATGACAATATTGCGAGATCTTGATCTCACCGGAAATTATTGTCACAATGAGACGTATCCAAACTAGACAATCGagccatttctttttcttttttccttccTAGCTTTTTATTCAACATTtcagagagagataaaaaaaaatgtaggatGAAATCCAAATAGCTTTTACAGTGTCAGTTCAATGGCGGATTTAACAAGTCAAATATAACAATAATTGCTTtaagacaaagcttatattgagtggcACTGCATAAACGAAtgaataatataattaattttcaatagatctagataaaataataaatgtgtaccattggaaatatttgtattaatgttgttgtttttttgcttagCCCAACTTAGCcctgcttatagcatgctcagtgtactatggtccaatcacttttctGAACCAGttggttggggggagggggcttATCTCCCATTAggtaaatacattttctatttaaaaaaaatattatttaatttattacgactaattgattaattaatcgGTTCGTGTGTTGTCACCGACAATGAATTATTCTGcagaatttcaacttgatccgagactggaaagtgggagagaTGCCGCGTAATAgagtccacccagacagacagacagagtgagtttatacaAGGTTTGTAAACATATACATTCGTTTCGATAGAATGATAAACTAAGCTTGTGAGGGGAACAAAACCTTTGCCATAGATATACAAGTTTACTCAATGAAACAACGGTTTAGTTGATATTAAAAAAGGCATTTAAAACGAGTCTTGTAGGACGTGCTAGACCACTATCTATCGGTCCAATGAAGAAATAAAACCTGCCTTGTGGTCAGTATCGGGTTAAGCTAACACAAAGAAGAGGCCCGTGAAGAACACTTGAACATCTCGCTCGGCCAGCGGCGAAAGGCCACTTGTTTCAGGAGCTGACCAACAAAAGATTCCATTATGGGTCACTCATTGATCCAACAGTGGCCACGTATGGTCCCAGGGCTTCCAGGGGCCAAGCAGGTCGTGGATGAAAATGAAATGCTAGGTCAAGGCCGCACTTTTGTTGATACACTGGCTGCGAGACCAGGAAACATGTTTGTCTTCTCCGAGCCAAAACATACCAAGAGATTGGAGCGTGATGCCAAACGCCTTTAATATATATGACCATTGTTATGAAAGATGTGAACTAATGTTGTAGCTAGTTTGAAGcagtagatctatttaaaaaacgcAAGATTTTTGTATGCTATTaacgtgcaaaaaaaaaaaaaagaataaaatgagGAGAATGACGTGATGCCATAAATGTCATGATAGTACATGTCATAGTGAAACACAGTCAGAAAAAATACAACAGAACACTGTTGCTGACTGGGGTCTGTGTTGTGTTGTAGCGTCATTCTAGTCCATCTAACGCTTATATGAGTATCAAAACACTTGAAACATCAACTTGAAGAAAAGAAGCTCAACAAATCTTACTCTATAaccaaaataaacttaaaacttCTCTACAGATCTAAACTTCTTTCACGTAGAAATGTTTGCCAATACAAATGAACTAACAAGATTCCAAcgatttaaaactttatttcacTCTTCGGTTCAAAACTACGCGTAGTTAGCAACCGCTTTAATTGATAAGACACTGATTCTCATACACTAAACGCACATGGTCCTGGCCCATCTCCGACTTCAAGTCTTCATTTCAACTTGCTTTCATCAATCCTCTATCCCCTTTTATCGCCTCTTGTGCAATAGTCGTACTGGGTGGCGCAGCTAGGgttggggggaggagggggagaatttgaaaatcccacgGGTCCCCACTTCATTGGGGGAGGGGCCCaaatgagtgggtttttttacattaaatattacgcaaaatgcaggagcTCCCAAAGATATCAAGCACACGGGCctccaaatgatggaaaattcatagctacgcccctggtctTACTCATGGTTACACCAGAATCTATTCAATGGCAAAGACTAACGGAGAGAATTCAACTGTTACATTAAACTGAACAAGCAGCAGTTCAATGACGTAATAAGTCGAGATATAGCCAACACTGAATAGCCGAGGAGACTGCTACGGTATTAAGTATCATGACTATCATCCCACACATAAAGCCTTTCTCACCTCTCCGGTCATCATCCACGCAGACTGTTACTTTCATGGACAGACCCTTCCCCCAGATTCCAAGATCTCTGGCCTGCCCACCCCCTACCTCCCATCGCCGCGGGGCAAGGACAGAGTCAAAGCAATCACCAAGTCATAAACCGGAAATAAGATGACATAAAGGGACAGTAATCATGGCCAGCCTATCACGACCTTTGATCTCGCCCGCCCATCCTCAACCCGCATGGGTTGTCTGAAACCAAAGAGAGAATATGACGTGGATTGGTTCACtataaagtgatttttttaacCGAATTTTTCCTCGcccccactcccccccccccagtgatgACTGACATAATTTCTAATTTGaccaaaaacataaaaataaatcaactagTGGAGTTAGACTTTAAATCGATAGCACTTTATAATGGCTACATTCCACAGAGGCATGAAACATAGGGAGACCAATAGTCAAGCTGATGTAACGTCGTCACGTCCACTAAAGTGTTCGCACGGAGTTGCACACCTTTGTTCAAAGGACATGCTTACAACAGTGCGCTATAAATGACGTCACAACCCAGCACCCAAGTATCTCTTGTTCCAATCCGCGTGAAGACTGAGAAGTTTAAACTCTGGGATCTTTAGTAGGCCACccaacctgacattagttggagaaaagttcagccggttggccgttgtgttagccacatgataccctcgtgtAACCATCggccaaagaaacaagaaaTTTCGTTACATCCTCTACCCTATATAATTTCAAAAGTCTAAAAGGAAATACGTCACAATGACAATCAGACCCGAGATTgcattcacacatacacacatactcaTTTTTGGTTTCACTCTCGCACCTCCCTTACCCCTTTCCTCCACACAAATAAACTAACGCATGTATATCTCTAAACTTTTCAAGCACACTGCTCTCAAGAGTTTACAAGCTTCACAGCGAAGTTCTTCGTAGAACTGACTTCATTGCTTTTTTCCTTTCAGTGAGAAAACAATTGTAAAATTACTGACCACGTCATGACCAGCACTCTAGATCTGAAATAGATCTGAGTTTCGTCTTAAAGACACTGCCAGAGATACGTTCCGTGTAATACATTCTTTAACTACGCGATCAAGAAGGATTTACTGGCTAAGCTTTCTATCTTGTAGAATCTTCCATAGAATCTGATAGCTTAAGGTCGTTCCTGATTTCATCCCAAACCCTTCATTTTAGTTCTCTTCAcgtaaaaaatatatctttaatctaaaatatgagagagagagagagagacatagcaaggccactggtaaaaaaaaaagaacgcaTAGGAATAAGCTTAAAGATCTTTACAATACAATAGCTTTCCTTTACATTGCtctggatttacctataggtAACAATAGCTATAGCTTGCTTGAGGGGCccctaaaaaaattgttttgaataaAAAGCAAAGAAAGAAATCCCCTACTGATAACAAGGGGCCCTATACCTCAAATAGCTTTGGGCCCTATCAAGTCTACATCTGGTCCTGGCTATAAAGAAACACACAGCTATTTCAAGCCTCCTAAGCATCAAATGACATGAGCAAGCCCTAATGATCGCAGTCAGACAAATAATcttgacacacacaaaaaaacgcCCCATACACTTTCTACTGATGGAGAACTGAAGCGAGCTACTCAGGCCGGTGTACAATTGAAACAATAATAACACAGATAGAGAGCACGAAGAAAAGAAACTCATGGGCAAAGCTGCGGAGGTGGAGATGTGGTGGGGGTGCACCAGCAACAACAGCGGTGCTAATGGCGAGGAAGTgcgtgcaaaaaaaaaaacgctgtcACAGAATACAAGATGCAATTTCCCATAATTGGATGGTGGGGGGAAAAACTCCATTTAGTCACGGACAAGCGAGGTTAATCTTACTTTCTATTGCTGTACCagaacttagaaaaaaaaacaaaaaaacaaggcaagtgaaaaaaaaaaacctagaaaGAACTGAGAGAAACTTGAGCAATGTCTGGAGTGTAGAGTTCTGGTGAGCAGACACAAATGGACTCAAGTCTAATGCCAGGTACAAAGAGCTGTGTTCAGGTCTCTAATGGACAAATAAATGGAGCTGAAGACATCCAAAGTGGACTCCAATCATTTATCTGCTGGAGGCCAAGAGGAAACGAGAGacgaaaaacaacaacagagagaaggaaaaaacaaaatcacgtggTCTACAAAAACCAGTGACGGTTCAATAAGTGTTTTAATATAGACAAGCTGCAGCTATCTGTGTCATTTACTTCTGTTGACGTCATAAcgttcatttggggggggggggggattaccAAAGATTAGGGGGTAGTTAGGAAGGCCAGTAAGcagaaaacctttttttctttgcaacGATCAACATCTATGTCACTTGCAAATTACAGGGAATGGGCAAAAAATTAGAGAGTGTAAACAtacaacaaatgttttcatcctGAAATATGTACTTTAACATTCAAATGGGCAATTCACAACATAATAACAATGAATCATGTACGGAAACTATCGACCCAATACATAGTCCTGTTTTTACAGACAGTTTGGGTTAAACAATATCAAAACTGCCAACATTTAAATAGCACaagagttttttaaattttgatttaacAGCAAAGTAAGCTAGATATGTTGAACATGAGGAAAGTCTATAACACAAACTAGGGCCCTGTACTAGTAAGCTTCCATGTAATGTTGAATTTAAGTTTTTGGACATCAGATATCGCATTTATCGAACTATTCAAATCGGATGAACTTCAAGAACTGAGTGTACTGGAACTATGAGCAAAGGCACAGAAAAAAACGTTCTTTTACTGTGTTGAGTGTGTCTATAAGGACAATTGACGGGATATGCTGTGTCAACAATATCATTATGGTAATGACGGAACTACATGATGTAACTAATGCACAGCTTTAGTTTGGTATAGGAACACGCGGGACATGTTTGGTTGTTCACTTGCACGAGCAGGGCTCTCATTAAGAATTGATATCTAGAGACCCTCGTCCCTGATCAATAACTGTCACATTAGCGATCAGGAGAAAAAACAATTCATCAAATC
This genomic stretch from Biomphalaria glabrata chromosome 4, xgBioGlab47.1, whole genome shotgun sequence harbors:
- the LOC106074535 gene encoding uncharacterized protein LOC106074535 translates to MSQQAASEYIFKIIFVGDSSVGKTSLMLRYTEDCFSDSFITTIGVDFKIKTIDVSGVSAKLHIWDTAGQDRFKNIVSSFYRGADGVVLVFDVTNMDSFQNIGTWMKDARHYASDQCTLLLVGNKSDLVKERVVSFEAAQSFADSVGLPYLETSAKSSFNVHNAVNHLAETLVKERKESSVLTPATPVGFIDIRARQVHTGWCFGKDTCSTL
- the LOC106074536 gene encoding uncharacterized protein LOC106074536 isoform X1, which codes for MSQQARENIFKIIFVGDSSVGKTSLMLRYTEDCFSDTFITTIGVDFRNQPTEVSGIKVKLQIWDTAPPYRFRRKVPSFYRGADGVMFVFDLTNMDSFQNMSSWMKETAHDLSEHCTLLLVGNKSDQVKGRVVPFEAAQSFADSVSLPYLETSAKSSFNVHNAFNSLAQSIAKNKKKHVEGGNCCRPCGHQSQTSGLRPVFRQRHMLYCLEI
- the LOC106074536 gene encoding uncharacterized protein LOC106074536 isoform X2, whose protein sequence is MLRYTEDCFSDTFITTIGVDFRNQPTEVSGIKVKLQIWDTAPPYRFRRKVPSFYRGADGVMFVFDLTNMDSFQNMSSWMKETAHDLSEHCTLLLVGNKSDQVKGRVVPFEAAQSFADSVSLPYLETSAKSSFNVHNAFNSLAQSIAKNKKKHVEGGNCCRPCGHQSQTSGLRPVFRQRHMLYCLEI